A single window of Aphidius gifuensis isolate YNYX2018 linkage group LG1, ASM1490517v1, whole genome shotgun sequence DNA harbors:
- the LOC122860862 gene encoding phosphatidylinositol 4-phosphate 5-kinase type-1 alpha-like isoform X16, with translation MASSHNVDVIELAESRSNRGPDTSSRLDDSGDDEDKSTTGERVTFDSSVIQHEAGGTKATSAMARSKSEKERKIGHRRVGVGGEITYKKIQSTQIMGSIQLGIQHAVGGLASKPERDLLMQDFMTVETTNFPSEGSNHTPAHHFSEFKFKNYAPIAFRYFRDLFGIQPDDFLMSMCSSPLRELSNPGASGSIFYLTEDDEFIIKTVQHKEGEFLQMLLPGYYMNLNQNPRTLLPKFFGLYCYRCNSKNVRLIAMNNLLPSAVKLHQKYDLKGSTYKRKASKSERSKRSPTYKDLDFMEHHPEGILLEADTYGALVKTIQRDCRVLESFKIMDYSLLVGIHNLDQAAREKSEERLSITAEDEAGEAGYESGSFIQVERDKERDERIGAAALNRSRSINRQRLVAHSTAMESIQAESEPIDEEDDVPSPGGIPARNARGERLLLFVGIIDILQSYRFKKKLEHTLKSMIHDGDTVSVHRPGFYAQRFQDFMAKTVFKKIPSPLKHSPSKRKSISRPLRPLEGDFDSTGGTLPSTCSTPPPPFDDAVRSNDPTLAFGGHLHGASSILTSHIKQSKIIHHVSLTKNYHHDSVSISDVHLENSGGSGGSGSGGGGRETKSSLSVESGGSNRGGGGGLNWTPPAGSAEGSTPTWTEGTPSFTESSSSGDVGCPTTPTKRHHQNNVRGTIAATVEEALASLTTEMRRSKLGSHDRLSGTQITNWGDDSASDDSDSSNF, from the exons aGTTCAGTTATTCAACATGAAGCAGGAGGTACAAAAGCAACTTCAGCAATGGCTCGAAGTAAATCAGAGAAAGAACGTAAAATTGGCCACAGAAGGGTTGGTGTTGGTGGAGAAATTACATACAAAaag aTTCAATCAACACAAATTATGGGATCTATACAATTGGGTATTCAACATGCTGTTGGTGGTCTTGCAAGTAAACCAGAAAGAGATTTATTAATGCAAGATTTTATGACTGTTGAAACAACAAATTTTCCAAGTGAAGGATCAAATCATACACCAGCACATCATTTTTcggaatttaaatttaaaaattatgcaCCAATTGCATTTAGATATTTTAGAGATCTATTTGGTATTCAACCTGatgattttttg atgtcAATGTGTAGTTCACCATTACGAGAATTATCAAATCCTGGTGCAAGTGgtagtatattttatttaactgaagatgatgaatttataattaagaCTGTACAACATAAAGAAggtgaatttttacaaatgctATTACCTGGTTactatatgaatttaaatcaaaatccAAGAACATTATTACCaaaattttttggtttatattGTTATCGTTGTAATAGTAAAAATGTTAGATTAATtgcaatgaataatttattaccatcTGCTGTTAaattacatcaaaaatatgatttaaaagGTTCAAcatataaaagaaaa gCAAGTAAAAGTGAACGTTCTAAAAGATCACCAACTTATAAAGATCTTGATTTTATGGAACATCATCCAGAAGGTATTTTACTTGAAGCTGATACATATGGTGCACTTGTTAAAACAATACAAAGGGATTGTCGTGTActtgaaagttttaaaataatggatTATTCATTACTTGTTGGTATTCATAATCTTGATCAAGCTGCACGTGAAAAatca gaaGAAAGATTATCAATAACAGCTGAAGATGAAGCAGGTGAAGCTGGTTATGAAAGTGGTAGTTTTATACAAGTTGAACGTGATAAAGAACGTGATGAAAGAATTGGTGCTGCTGCACTTAATCGTTCACGTAGTATTAATCGACAAAGATTAGTTGCTCACAGTACTGCTATGGAAAGTATACAAGCTGAAAGTGAACCAATTGACGAAGAAGATGACGTACC CAGTCCCGGTGGTATTCCAGCAAGGAATGCACGTGGTGAGCGTCTTCTTCTTTTTGTTGGTATCATTGATATTCTACAGAGTTatagattcaaaaaaaaattagaacacACATTAAAATCAATGATACACGATGgg gaCACTGTGTCAGTTCATCGTCCTGGTTTTTACGCTCAACGCTTCCAGGATTTTATGGCTAAAACTGTATTCAAGAAAATTCCATCAC CTCTCAAACATTCCCCATCAAAACGAAAAAGTATATCAAGACCATTGAGGCCTCTCGAGGGTGACTTTGATTCAACTG GTGGCACCCTTCCTTCAACCTGCTCAACCCCACCCCCGCCTTTTGATGATGCTGTGAGATCAAATGATCCAACACTTGCATTTGGCGGACATCTACATGGTGCTAGTAGCATTTTAACGAGTCATATCAAGcaaagtaaaattattcatcatgtTTCACTTaccaaaaattatcatcatgacTCTGTTAG taTATCTGATGTACATCTTGAAAACAGTGGTGGTAGTGGAGGTAGTGgaagtggtggtggtggtcgTGAAACAAAATCATCATTGAGTGTTGAAAGTGGTGGTAGTAAtcgtggtggtggtggtggtttaaATTGGACACCACCAGCTGGTAGTGCTGAGGGTTCAACACCAACATGGACTGAAGGAACACCATCATTTACTGAAAGTTCAAGCAGTGGTGATGTTG gcTGCCCAACAACACCAACTAAAAGACACCATCAAAATAATGTTAGAGGAACAATTGCAGCAACTGTTGAAGAAGCACTTGCAAGTTTAACAACTGAAATG aGACGATCAAAGCTTGGATCTCATGATCGATTGAGTGGAACTCAAATTACAAATTGGGGAGATGATTCAGCATCAGATGATAGTGACTccagtaatttttaa
- the LOC122860862 gene encoding phosphatidylinositol 4-phosphate 5-kinase type-1 alpha-like isoform X1: MASSHNVDVIELAESRSNRGPDTSSRLDDSGDDEDKSTTGERVTFDSSVIQHEAGGTKATSAMARSKSEKERKIGHRRVGVGGEITYKKIQSTQIMGSIQLGIQHAVGGLASKPERDLLMQDFMTVETTNFPSEGSNHTPAHHFSEFKFKNYAPIAFRYFRDLFGIQPDDFLMSMCSSPLRELSNPGASGSIFYLTEDDEFIIKTVQHKEGEFLQMLLPGYYMNLNQNPRTLLPKFFGLYCYRCNSKNVRLIAMNNLLPSAVKLHQKYDLKGSTYKRKASKSERSKRSPTYKDLDFMEHHPEGILLEADTYGALVKTIQRDCRVLESFKIMDYSLLVGIHNLDQAAREKSEERLSITAEDEAGEAGYESGSFIQVERDKERDERIGAAALNRSRSINRQRLVAHSTAMESIQAESEPIDEEDDVPSPGGIPARNARGERLLLFVGIIDILQSYRFKKKLEHTLKSMIHDGDTVSVHRPGFYAQRFQDFMAKTVFKKIPSLDLPEIKGNHRKFRNLVTSYIALKHSPSKRKSISRPLRPLEGDFDSTVVTATGSTALHDTSPTKPESSTKSDENIQPATTTTTMPTLTTTTTTTISTAKTTTTTSASIAIISVPIATSTPINFPTSTSSSTTATTGQSIIQPQLQNNTNTTVRSSYPAVLKGRNGATPPNPNLIPSGKIPPPVPPRGGGGSSGSGGCAKKLNDDEQRGNISSSSSTSGRGGTLPSTCSTPPPPFDDAVRSNDPTLAFGGHLHGASSILTSHIKQSKIIHHVSLTKNYHHDSVSISDVHLENSGGSGGSGSGGGGRETKSSLSVESGGSNRGGGGGLNWTPPAGSAEGSTPTWTEGTPSFTESSSSGDVGCPTTPTKRHHQNNVRGTIAATVEEALASLTTEMRRSKLGSHDRLSGTQITNWGDDSASDDSDSSNF, encoded by the exons aGTTCAGTTATTCAACATGAAGCAGGAGGTACAAAAGCAACTTCAGCAATGGCTCGAAGTAAATCAGAGAAAGAACGTAAAATTGGCCACAGAAGGGTTGGTGTTGGTGGAGAAATTACATACAAAaag aTTCAATCAACACAAATTATGGGATCTATACAATTGGGTATTCAACATGCTGTTGGTGGTCTTGCAAGTAAACCAGAAAGAGATTTATTAATGCAAGATTTTATGACTGTTGAAACAACAAATTTTCCAAGTGAAGGATCAAATCATACACCAGCACATCATTTTTcggaatttaaatttaaaaattatgcaCCAATTGCATTTAGATATTTTAGAGATCTATTTGGTATTCAACCTGatgattttttg atgtcAATGTGTAGTTCACCATTACGAGAATTATCAAATCCTGGTGCAAGTGgtagtatattttatttaactgaagatgatgaatttataattaagaCTGTACAACATAAAGAAggtgaatttttacaaatgctATTACCTGGTTactatatgaatttaaatcaaaatccAAGAACATTATTACCaaaattttttggtttatattGTTATCGTTGTAATAGTAAAAATGTTAGATTAATtgcaatgaataatttattaccatcTGCTGTTAaattacatcaaaaatatgatttaaaagGTTCAAcatataaaagaaaa gCAAGTAAAAGTGAACGTTCTAAAAGATCACCAACTTATAAAGATCTTGATTTTATGGAACATCATCCAGAAGGTATTTTACTTGAAGCTGATACATATGGTGCACTTGTTAAAACAATACAAAGGGATTGTCGTGTActtgaaagttttaaaataatggatTATTCATTACTTGTTGGTATTCATAATCTTGATCAAGCTGCACGTGAAAAatca gaaGAAAGATTATCAATAACAGCTGAAGATGAAGCAGGTGAAGCTGGTTATGAAAGTGGTAGTTTTATACAAGTTGAACGTGATAAAGAACGTGATGAAAGAATTGGTGCTGCTGCACTTAATCGTTCACGTAGTATTAATCGACAAAGATTAGTTGCTCACAGTACTGCTATGGAAAGTATACAAGCTGAAAGTGAACCAATTGACGAAGAAGATGACGTACC CAGTCCCGGTGGTATTCCAGCAAGGAATGCACGTGGTGAGCGTCTTCTTCTTTTTGTTGGTATCATTGATATTCTACAGAGTTatagattcaaaaaaaaattagaacacACATTAAAATCAATGATACACGATGgg gaCACTGTGTCAGTTCATCGTCCTGGTTTTTACGCTCAACGCTTCCAGGATTTTATGGCTAAAACTGTATTCAAGAAAATTCCATCAC TGGATCTGCCTGAGATTAAAGGAAATCATCGCAAATTCCGTAACCTCGTCACCAGCTACATAG CTCTCAAACATTCCCCATCAAAACGAAAAAGTATATCAAGACCATTGAGGCCTCTCGAGGGTGACTTTGATTCAACTG TGGTAACGGCAACCGGAAGTACGGCATTGCATGATACATCACCCACAAAACCCG AGAGTTCAACTAAATCagatgaaaatattcaacCAGCAACAACTACAACGACAATGCcaacattaacaacaacaacaacaacaacaatatcaacagcaaaaacaacaacaacaactagtGCATCAATAGCAATAATATCAGTACCAATAGCAACATCAACACCaataaattttccaacatcaacatcatcatcaacaacagcaacaactggtcaatcaataatacaaccacaattacaaaataatactaatacaACAGTACGTTCAAGTTATCCAGCAGTATTAAAAGGTAGAAATGGTGCAACACCACCAAATCCAAATTTAATACCATCTGGTAAAATACCACCACCAGTACCACCACGTGGTGGAGGTGGTAGCAGTGGTAGCGGTGGTtgtgctaaaaaattaaatgatgatgaacaaCGTGgtaatatatcatcatcatcatcaacatctggTCGAG GTGGCACCCTTCCTTCAACCTGCTCAACCCCACCCCCGCCTTTTGATGATGCTGTGAGATCAAATGATCCAACACTTGCATTTGGCGGACATCTACATGGTGCTAGTAGCATTTTAACGAGTCATATCAAGcaaagtaaaattattcatcatgtTTCACTTaccaaaaattatcatcatgacTCTGTTAG taTATCTGATGTACATCTTGAAAACAGTGGTGGTAGTGGAGGTAGTGgaagtggtggtggtggtcgTGAAACAAAATCATCATTGAGTGTTGAAAGTGGTGGTAGTAAtcgtggtggtggtggtggtttaaATTGGACACCACCAGCTGGTAGTGCTGAGGGTTCAACACCAACATGGACTGAAGGAACACCATCATTTACTGAAAGTTCAAGCAGTGGTGATGTTG gcTGCCCAACAACACCAACTAAAAGACACCATCAAAATAATGTTAGAGGAACAATTGCAGCAACTGTTGAAGAAGCACTTGCAAGTTTAACAACTGAAATG aGACGATCAAAGCTTGGATCTCATGATCGATTGAGTGGAACTCAAATTACAAATTGGGGAGATGATTCAGCATCAGATGATAGTGACTccagtaatttttaa
- the LOC122860862 gene encoding phosphatidylinositol 4-phosphate 5-kinase type-1 alpha-like isoform X4, translating to MASSHNVDVIELAESRSNRGPDTSSRLDDSGDDEDKSTTGERVTFDSSVIQHEAGGTKATSAMARSKSEKERKIGHRRVGVGGEITYKKIQSTQIMGSIQLGIQHAVGGLASKPERDLLMQDFMTVETTNFPSEGSNHTPAHHFSEFKFKNYAPIAFRYFRDLFGIQPDDFLMSMCSSPLRELSNPGASGSIFYLTEDDEFIIKTVQHKEGEFLQMLLPGYYMNLNQNPRTLLPKFFGLYCYRCNSKNVRLIAMNNLLPSAVKLHQKYDLKGSTYKRKASKSERSKRSPTYKDLDFMEHHPEGILLEADTYGALVKTIQRDCRVLESFKIMDYSLLVGIHNLDQAAREKSEERLSITAEDEAGEAGYESGSFIQVERDKERDERIGAAALNRSRSINRQRLVAHSTAMESIQAESEPIDEEDDVPSPGGIPARNARGERLLLFVGIIDILQSYRFKKKLEHTLKSMIHDGDTVSVHRPGFYAQRFQDFMAKTVFKKIPSPLKHSPSKRKSISRPLRPLEGDFDSTVVTATGSTALHDTSPTKPESSTKSDENIQPATTTTTMPTLTTTTTTTISTAKTTTTTSASIAIISVPIATSTPINFPTSTSSSTTATTGQSIIQPQLQNNTNTTVRSSYPAVLKGRNGATPPNPNLIPSGKIPPPVPPRGGGGSSGSGGCAKKLNDDEQRGNISSSSSTSGRGGTLPSTCSTPPPPFDDAVRSNDPTLAFGGHLHGASSILTSHIKQSKIIHHVSLTKNYHHDSVSISDVHLENSGGSGGSGSGGGGRETKSSLSVESGGSNRGGGGGLNWTPPAGSAEGSTPTWTEGTPSFTESSSSGDVGCPTTPTKRHHQNNVRGTIAATVEEALASLTTEMRRSKLGSHDRLSGTQITNWGDDSASDDSDSSNF from the exons aGTTCAGTTATTCAACATGAAGCAGGAGGTACAAAAGCAACTTCAGCAATGGCTCGAAGTAAATCAGAGAAAGAACGTAAAATTGGCCACAGAAGGGTTGGTGTTGGTGGAGAAATTACATACAAAaag aTTCAATCAACACAAATTATGGGATCTATACAATTGGGTATTCAACATGCTGTTGGTGGTCTTGCAAGTAAACCAGAAAGAGATTTATTAATGCAAGATTTTATGACTGTTGAAACAACAAATTTTCCAAGTGAAGGATCAAATCATACACCAGCACATCATTTTTcggaatttaaatttaaaaattatgcaCCAATTGCATTTAGATATTTTAGAGATCTATTTGGTATTCAACCTGatgattttttg atgtcAATGTGTAGTTCACCATTACGAGAATTATCAAATCCTGGTGCAAGTGgtagtatattttatttaactgaagatgatgaatttataattaagaCTGTACAACATAAAGAAggtgaatttttacaaatgctATTACCTGGTTactatatgaatttaaatcaaaatccAAGAACATTATTACCaaaattttttggtttatattGTTATCGTTGTAATAGTAAAAATGTTAGATTAATtgcaatgaataatttattaccatcTGCTGTTAaattacatcaaaaatatgatttaaaagGTTCAAcatataaaagaaaa gCAAGTAAAAGTGAACGTTCTAAAAGATCACCAACTTATAAAGATCTTGATTTTATGGAACATCATCCAGAAGGTATTTTACTTGAAGCTGATACATATGGTGCACTTGTTAAAACAATACAAAGGGATTGTCGTGTActtgaaagttttaaaataatggatTATTCATTACTTGTTGGTATTCATAATCTTGATCAAGCTGCACGTGAAAAatca gaaGAAAGATTATCAATAACAGCTGAAGATGAAGCAGGTGAAGCTGGTTATGAAAGTGGTAGTTTTATACAAGTTGAACGTGATAAAGAACGTGATGAAAGAATTGGTGCTGCTGCACTTAATCGTTCACGTAGTATTAATCGACAAAGATTAGTTGCTCACAGTACTGCTATGGAAAGTATACAAGCTGAAAGTGAACCAATTGACGAAGAAGATGACGTACC CAGTCCCGGTGGTATTCCAGCAAGGAATGCACGTGGTGAGCGTCTTCTTCTTTTTGTTGGTATCATTGATATTCTACAGAGTTatagattcaaaaaaaaattagaacacACATTAAAATCAATGATACACGATGgg gaCACTGTGTCAGTTCATCGTCCTGGTTTTTACGCTCAACGCTTCCAGGATTTTATGGCTAAAACTGTATTCAAGAAAATTCCATCAC CTCTCAAACATTCCCCATCAAAACGAAAAAGTATATCAAGACCATTGAGGCCTCTCGAGGGTGACTTTGATTCAACTG TGGTAACGGCAACCGGAAGTACGGCATTGCATGATACATCACCCACAAAACCCG AGAGTTCAACTAAATCagatgaaaatattcaacCAGCAACAACTACAACGACAATGCcaacattaacaacaacaacaacaacaacaatatcaacagcaaaaacaacaacaacaactagtGCATCAATAGCAATAATATCAGTACCAATAGCAACATCAACACCaataaattttccaacatcaacatcatcatcaacaacagcaacaactggtcaatcaataatacaaccacaattacaaaataatactaatacaACAGTACGTTCAAGTTATCCAGCAGTATTAAAAGGTAGAAATGGTGCAACACCACCAAATCCAAATTTAATACCATCTGGTAAAATACCACCACCAGTACCACCACGTGGTGGAGGTGGTAGCAGTGGTAGCGGTGGTtgtgctaaaaaattaaatgatgatgaacaaCGTGgtaatatatcatcatcatcatcaacatctggTCGAG GTGGCACCCTTCCTTCAACCTGCTCAACCCCACCCCCGCCTTTTGATGATGCTGTGAGATCAAATGATCCAACACTTGCATTTGGCGGACATCTACATGGTGCTAGTAGCATTTTAACGAGTCATATCAAGcaaagtaaaattattcatcatgtTTCACTTaccaaaaattatcatcatgacTCTGTTAG taTATCTGATGTACATCTTGAAAACAGTGGTGGTAGTGGAGGTAGTGgaagtggtggtggtggtcgTGAAACAAAATCATCATTGAGTGTTGAAAGTGGTGGTAGTAAtcgtggtggtggtggtggtttaaATTGGACACCACCAGCTGGTAGTGCTGAGGGTTCAACACCAACATGGACTGAAGGAACACCATCATTTACTGAAAGTTCAAGCAGTGGTGATGTTG gcTGCCCAACAACACCAACTAAAAGACACCATCAAAATAATGTTAGAGGAACAATTGCAGCAACTGTTGAAGAAGCACTTGCAAGTTTAACAACTGAAATG aGACGATCAAAGCTTGGATCTCATGATCGATTGAGTGGAACTCAAATTACAAATTGGGGAGATGATTCAGCATCAGATGATAGTGACTccagtaatttttaa
- the LOC122860862 gene encoding phosphatidylinositol 4-phosphate 5-kinase type-1 alpha-like isoform X15 — translation MASSHNVDVIELAESRSNRGPDTSSRLDDSGDDEDKSTTGERVTFDSSVIQHEAGGTKATSAMARSKSEKERKIGHRRVGVGGEITYKKIQSTQIMGSIQLGIQHAVGGLASKPERDLLMQDFMTVETTNFPSEGSNHTPAHHFSEFKFKNYAPIAFRYFRDLFGIQPDDFLMSMCSSPLRELSNPGASGSIFYLTEDDEFIIKTVQHKEGEFLQMLLPGYYMNLNQNPRTLLPKFFGLYCYRCNSKNVRLIAMNNLLPSAVKLHQKYDLKGSTYKRKASKSERSKRSPTYKDLDFMEHHPEGILLEADTYGALVKTIQRDCRVLESFKIMDYSLLVGIHNLDQAAREKSEERLSITAEDEAGEAGYESGSFIQVERDKERDERIGAAALNRSRSINRQRLVAHSTAMESIQAESEPIDEEDDVPPGGIPARNARGERLLLFVGIIDILQSYRFKKKLEHTLKSMIHDGDTVSVHRPGFYAQRFQDFMAKTVFKKIPSLDLPEIKGNHRKFRNLVTSYIALKHSPSKRKSISRPLRPLEGDFDSTVVTATGSTALHDTSPTKPGGTLPSTCSTPPPPFDDAVRSNDPTLAFGGHLHGASSILTSHIKQSKIIHHVSLTKNYHHDSVSISDVHLENSGGSGGSGSGGGGRETKSSLSVESGGSNRGGGGGLNWTPPAGSAEGSTPTWTEGTPSFTESSSSGDVGCPTTPTKRHHQNNVRGTIAATVEEALASLTTEMEILQRE, via the exons aGTTCAGTTATTCAACATGAAGCAGGAGGTACAAAAGCAACTTCAGCAATGGCTCGAAGTAAATCAGAGAAAGAACGTAAAATTGGCCACAGAAGGGTTGGTGTTGGTGGAGAAATTACATACAAAaag aTTCAATCAACACAAATTATGGGATCTATACAATTGGGTATTCAACATGCTGTTGGTGGTCTTGCAAGTAAACCAGAAAGAGATTTATTAATGCAAGATTTTATGACTGTTGAAACAACAAATTTTCCAAGTGAAGGATCAAATCATACACCAGCACATCATTTTTcggaatttaaatttaaaaattatgcaCCAATTGCATTTAGATATTTTAGAGATCTATTTGGTATTCAACCTGatgattttttg atgtcAATGTGTAGTTCACCATTACGAGAATTATCAAATCCTGGTGCAAGTGgtagtatattttatttaactgaagatgatgaatttataattaagaCTGTACAACATAAAGAAggtgaatttttacaaatgctATTACCTGGTTactatatgaatttaaatcaaaatccAAGAACATTATTACCaaaattttttggtttatattGTTATCGTTGTAATAGTAAAAATGTTAGATTAATtgcaatgaataatttattaccatcTGCTGTTAaattacatcaaaaatatgatttaaaagGTTCAAcatataaaagaaaa gCAAGTAAAAGTGAACGTTCTAAAAGATCACCAACTTATAAAGATCTTGATTTTATGGAACATCATCCAGAAGGTATTTTACTTGAAGCTGATACATATGGTGCACTTGTTAAAACAATACAAAGGGATTGTCGTGTActtgaaagttttaaaataatggatTATTCATTACTTGTTGGTATTCATAATCTTGATCAAGCTGCACGTGAAAAatca gaaGAAAGATTATCAATAACAGCTGAAGATGAAGCAGGTGAAGCTGGTTATGAAAGTGGTAGTTTTATACAAGTTGAACGTGATAAAGAACGTGATGAAAGAATTGGTGCTGCTGCACTTAATCGTTCACGTAGTATTAATCGACAAAGATTAGTTGCTCACAGTACTGCTATGGAAAGTATACAAGCTGAAAGTGAACCAATTGACGAAGAAGATGACGTACC TCCCGGTGGTATTCCAGCAAGGAATGCACGTGGTGAGCGTCTTCTTCTTTTTGTTGGTATCATTGATATTCTACAGAGTTatagattcaaaaaaaaattagaacacACATTAAAATCAATGATACACGATGgg gaCACTGTGTCAGTTCATCGTCCTGGTTTTTACGCTCAACGCTTCCAGGATTTTATGGCTAAAACTGTATTCAAGAAAATTCCATCAC TGGATCTGCCTGAGATTAAAGGAAATCATCGCAAATTCCGTAACCTCGTCACCAGCTACATAG CTCTCAAACATTCCCCATCAAAACGAAAAAGTATATCAAGACCATTGAGGCCTCTCGAGGGTGACTTTGATTCAACTG TGGTAACGGCAACCGGAAGTACGGCATTGCATGATACATCACCCACAAAACCCG GTGGCACCCTTCCTTCAACCTGCTCAACCCCACCCCCGCCTTTTGATGATGCTGTGAGATCAAATGATCCAACACTTGCATTTGGCGGACATCTACATGGTGCTAGTAGCATTTTAACGAGTCATATCAAGcaaagtaaaattattcatcatgtTTCACTTaccaaaaattatcatcatgacTCTGTTAG taTATCTGATGTACATCTTGAAAACAGTGGTGGTAGTGGAGGTAGTGgaagtggtggtggtggtcgTGAAACAAAATCATCATTGAGTGTTGAAAGTGGTGGTAGTAAtcgtggtggtggtggtggtttaaATTGGACACCACCAGCTGGTAGTGCTGAGGGTTCAACACCAACATGGACTGAAGGAACACCATCATTTACTGAAAGTTCAAGCAGTGGTGATGTTG gcTGCCCAACAACACCAACTAAAAGACACCATCAAAATAATGTTAGAGGAACAATTGCAGCAACTGTTGAAGAAGCACTTGCAAGTTTAACAACTGAAATG GAAATACTACAACGTGAGTGA